Genomic segment of Nothobranchius furzeri strain GRZ-AD chromosome 12, NfurGRZ-RIMD1, whole genome shotgun sequence:
TGTAGTCAGCATGGTACCATTCAGTCCTTCTttcaaaaagcagctggaaaACAAAAGCAAGTTAAAAGCGACACAGAAGAGGAAGTTCTCCCGCCTTTTGTTGGCGATCAATCTGACACCGATTGCCAGCTGGAGATGGCAAGTGACTCACAAAAATCTCCTTTCAAAAGTGTCTCCCACTCTAAAACTGACTCTTCTAGCTCCCATCCTGGCATCTCCTCTTTCTTTCATAGGAAGAGTCTTGAAAAAAGCTCTAACGTGTCTTCAGGTCACAATGATGCATGTGCCGGTAGAGGCACTGATGCTTTTGCATCTGGCCAGCAGTTAAAAATGATCCCAGAGTTAATACCAACACAGTCACAGGAAGAAGAGGTAAGGGAGGAACCGGAAAGCCATCTGGACAGTACTTCTAGTGCGCTAGGAGGAGACCTTTTAAAGTGTGAACGTTGTGGTGTAGAGGTTCTGGTGTGGGAAATGCCTGAGCATCGTGACTATCACTTCGCCCTGGACCTCCAGAATTCACTGTCTTCATCTACAAATTCAGGAAGCTTGCCTCCAAATCTAACCGTCTCATCTTCCTCCAGTGGTTCTCCATCTGCTCGGTCGTCCCGAGGCAAAACAAAAACCAGAGGTCAGTCAGGTCCTGCACCAAAGAGACAACGCTCACTAGGGGGCAGTGTGGGTACTCTAGATGCTTTCTTCAAAAAGAACTAAACATTTAGGGCATGAGTATTTATTTCTGAacattgtgtatatatatatttacacacacacacacacacacacacaaagatgtttTTATATTATCTTTACCAGAGGAAAGCCAGACAACCAGAATACAACAAGACTTGTTTTGAATCAGTTGTTTTTGTGCTTCATGAGGATATTAACATGTGTATTTTGGGTCCTATTTTTAATTTAAAAGGGCATTTCTAGTTGTTGAGCTTTATTTTGTAAACCTGTACAGAtaaaaaatattttcaacttcATGCAGAGAGTGTGTTGTAGTGTTCTGGCGTAACAGCAGATGGCAGTAGTGTGCAGACGAGTGTGGTTCAGGAGTCGGTGTGAATCTTGATTACAAATTCAAGACGCAGTTAGTCTTTGAGATAACTTGTAAAGTCAAATTAAATGAGTCATTCCTACACGGTCCTTGGACAATTAGTTGATCAGTTCTTCTAAATGTAAAAGGCAGCTGCCCAAACACCACCAATCCCCCCCTAAATCCTCCAAAAGCAGTAAGGGAATCAATCCTAAAGCTCCAATCTGGTGTCATCAATTCTGACATTAAGTCAAATTAAAAAGTACAAAACACCTTTGCAGAAAGAAAGTTTTAGTTTGATTTCAGTCTCTAGAAACACACCATGCAATGTATTGGAAAGACCACGTATGTTTCATCTCAGAGGAGATGGACCTGCGGTGTTTTTAGGGACAAAAATTTAAGTTTTAGATCATTAAGAGGAAACGACACAAAACTACAATTTACCAGCTTTAATGTTTATGCTACAAAAGATTTAAACTGTAGTTGTATTTAGTTTCTGTTTCTAGAAATCATCTCAAGACTTAACGTGTAATTCTGAAACCATTTAGgttaatatttaaattttttgtaGTGTTGGTATGTTGTAAAACACAAACAAGCAGCTTTTGCTTCCTCTTGCATCAGCTGATGGGCCACTTGTAAACAAACCCCACCTTTTGTTGTGAGTCACGCTAAAGTCCCAAGTCTTGGTTTGTGATGGCACGGCTAAAAACCCCAAACCTTTACAGATGTACTTAAAAAGATCAACAACAGGTGCTCAGGAGCTAATAAAGAATTTATTTATGTACTCATGACACACAAATTGGATCTGTACATAAATATTGCATTTCACTCACAGAATTATCAAATATACTTTGAATTAAAAAGGGAACCAGGTTTGGAACCTAAATACTAAAGAATTAAGATATTAAAGGGTTGACGATTATAAAAACTGTGAACTGTAAAATCGACTAGAAATCTATCAAATACAACCACGGTGCATTGAACCAAACACCTGAACTCTACAAATGATACAAAATCATTTGGTTGATGTTTATTCTTTAAGTTTCCTGTGCATCAAAACACGGGTACCACAACATTGGACATCAGGTCCACCATGCATACAGGACCGACGGTGTGGTCGGGAACTGCCTCGAACAGAACATTATCAAGTTTTCTTAAACCCAAGCTTGTTTTTAGACGTAGCACCAACTTAACTTATGTAATCTAAGTTGTGAAACTTTGGGTTGTAATGGAAGGCTACTCCCGTAGCTTCTCTAGGCACTGTGTTGAACCTCTACAAAGCTCATGACGTCAGTAACAACAAACAACATCGACTACGTCCAACAGTACTTATCAGCAAATCTGTGTCAGTATCCAGCTTCACACACCAACTCCTCATCTAACACACATCTttggaaggaaaaaaaaactgacTTTCCCTAAAAACGTCCCTAATCAGCAACAGAACCCTCCGCTGGCTCTGAATGTGGAATGCTGTCTAATACATCATCTACACTGCCCTGAGTGACTAAAGCACTTGAAAAACACCCAAAGAGACTTCTAACCATCTCACCAAGTTATCGTGAGGCATTATTAGTGAATAGAAACAATCATTTTCATGGACAGATATGTACTACAAAGACTTACAATCTAGATCAAGTTGTCATTTCTTTTACGTTCTTAAAGTGTCAACAGCACAGCCTGCAGGCAAAACATTCCAACTTTTATCCGACCAACTTTAAAGTGACGGCCATTACTTTTGGAAAAGCTCTTATTCAAATACGATGAGAGGCTTTTAGGCACAATGCTGGTAAAACAGATTAGCTGCTGTGGATCACTGCCTGCTATCACTTCCCGATGTCAAAAGCACCTCCTTTGCAAACAAGGACATCAAcactggcatttgtaattcagtGCAAAAGTGCGTGCAAATATTTTAGGAGTGGGTTGAGTTGTAAACTTGGTAAGCAGCAATTCCAACACAAACAATCGCCTCCTCTCTTAAAATCACTGACATGTTTCAGTGGTGATGTGTTGCACGGGTGGCTGAGGGAGTTCCTTGTATCGCCGCCATAACAGCCACCACACTCTTTCAACATCAACACCAAACAACAGAATTTTAAAATGTCATCGGCTATTTTAAAggcagaagaagagaaacaaaccGGATGGTGATATGGCTTTGGACAAAGgtgaaaatacaaaaataaattctGTAGAAGAGTTTTGCTTTGCTGGGGCTGGACTGAGCGTCTGATAAAAGCAAGATGTTGCTTCTGAAGCACCTTTTATGAAAACAGTTTTTTTGTCGTCTAAAAGGGAAGTTTAGATTTCCTCCTCGTCCTAGGATGGTTGGTACTGGGCGATGGGGTGTAGCATGGTGACATGACCAATACCTTTGGTCAGGCCCTCCCTGAAGAGCACTTTAGCCCCaacttttagatattctgggtgtTTGATGAATTTGAAGAGAACCACCGCTTTCTCCCCCGTCCTCAGCTCCTCCTGTGGTGCAGCGGTGAAGCACAAGGAGATCAAAACAAAATGTTAGTGGAGGCCGTGTTGTATCACAGATCcttatttattagaaattaaaaGGTGGCTGCTGGAGTTCACAaacaagccaaaaaaaaaaaaaacgttaaaaAATAGCAACTAGACACGTTTACATACTCCAAATTTCCCCAATCCGATTCAAATCATGGTTGATCAGAAATCCTGaatctgtttacatggacacctACTGAAACGATCCGATCATGCTGTGAGTTTATATGCACCAAGTATTCAATCGGATTAAACAGGTTGAGCATGTGCAGAGTTGTCACATTtgttgaatgatttgtgcaataatcagatttttattttacttccacaaaatgcaagttctggattACAGAAACGGGGACGGCTTGCCATCATACTTAAAAGCCGGCGCTCGTTATTTAAGCCCTCATTTATTTAAGTCAGGGAGTCCAAATGAGAGCGGGGAGGCTCgctagctgttgcacacatgcacagtgggcattattttactcccaACAATCAGAATGGCTGTGTCAATCGGAATGAAATTTCATCCCGATCGGGCTGAATCTGATCAGAATTTTCCGATTGACACGTTtacatgcagaatcgtttatccgATTGGGCGTTCAATCCGAATAAttgtgcgcatgtaaacgtggctagtgtCAGTTCGAACACCGCCATGAAAAAAAAACTGCATGTAGAAGACAAGgattaaaaaagtaattaaatgTATAAGCAGATGTGTGGTTGAATTTTCAGTTTTAGATAAATAGTTCAAATGTTTAGACTTTTAGAGACGTTCCAAAAAGTTTATGAATGCGATGTCATCATGCAACAGCGCGGCGACGCATCCAGAGAGAAATGGAAGCTCATACACCAACTGATTAGGtgtctaaaaaaaaaacacaacttctGCAGTCTGGGAGTATTTGGAGTTCGAAGCAAACTTAAAAGGAGAGCTGGTAAACACTGATGAGGTAAGCTGTGCAAAGAAAAGATGACCGCGACAAATGCAGGCCCCGTCGGAACTGCAGACAAGCTAACCGGAGCTGAAATAGCAGCCTTCTGTTTGGAGCCTGTTATTATAAGGCACGACAACACACTTTTCTGTTGGGAAAATAAGCTGCCAGTCTTCTCCAGATGTCGCAACTAGCCCCAAAGTACCCATATGTCGATGCCACGAGCTCATCGAAGCAGGTTTTCAGCAGTCGGTCCACAACGTTACATGCTGAAGCCAGAAAAgggtaaacatgctggtttttccagTGAAAAATCTTTTGATAAGCTGCTTTTTTTGTTGTTAAAATGATGTGTgttatgttgttattgttttagtaataGTGGTTGTTATTCAGTTTCTGAACGGTGAAGGTCCGAACCAACAGTTTGGCAATTCCACTTGAGGCTTACATTGTCTATTTTAAATTAGTCACGGTAATACCGTACACCTTGGTAACGCGGAGGAAGTTGGActggataccgcccaagcctagccCATGCTAAGGCAGAGTGTTGCAAAAGTTTCTTCTAAACTAAACTGGGACACGTTCACTCTGTTTTGTTGCACAAGAATCCATTaagtataaataaatatatgatTAATGATTACTGTAATGTAGTTCTGGTATAAATAAACTGTACTCTTTTAGCACTTTTGGTTACCACTTCCCTAAAGTCAACCGTCAGTCTGTGTAGATCTGAGGTCAAAAACTATAACAGACCTTGTAAATGAATGCGTTATAACATAGTGATCACTAAGTAAATTATTGAAATGCCTTTGAATGAACTAACCTTGCCGTAAACTGCTTCCACTGTGGCGGTCTGTCTCACGTTGCCGATGTGCACAGTAACCTGGAAGCCCTTGTGAAAGGTCTTAGCATGGAAGAGCAGCACGATCTCAGCCTCGAACATCCAGCAGATGGTAGGATCCATCTCTGGACTCACCATCACCATGCCCTGTAGGTGCAAAACACACCAACTCTGATCAAATATGAATAAAACCATGTGATAACTGGCACTGAATACCAAATCGGACAGGCTCCAGCCTGACCTTGCGTAGTAGAGAGCGATCAAAGTTGCCCAGGGCGAGAGTAGCTGCCTGGCCGGCCCTGAGTACCCTGCATGCTGAGCGATTTCTTTGGATGCTGCCAATGGTCAACTTTTGGAACTGACCCGACTCTGTGGGCCCTACCACAAGATGATCCCCCTCACGGCAAATACCACTGCACAACCAAAACAAAACGCACGTCAGGGATGTTTCACTGATAAAACCTGAATAATACATTAATTCTTAATCACTCTTACCTGTACAAAGTCCCTCCCACCACCGTTCCCACTTCTGGCACCGTGTAGATCTCATCTACCTATAATCAATCGCAGTGAAATGACCCTTACATATAAAACAGCACCAGCAGGAACCTGGTGAGAAGTTTGGTTTTAAGTTTACCTGGAACTCGGTGAGCTGCTGCATGAGCTCCTCCTGCTCCTTGCTGTTGCTGAGAGGAGGGATGATGTTGAAGAAGACTTTGAGCAGGTCTAAACTCTCGCCAGTCACGCTGGATAAGGTGAAGATAGGTGTAATGCTGCAGGGAAGTAGATGAGCATTAATTATGACTCTAGATCTAGAGAAAACATGGTTACAAACAGGGAATCGGGTTGGTGCTCACTTGGGTGATTGGGCAAACTGCTGTGCTGCTGTGACGGCATCGTCTGTGCTGCTCACAACCATGGGAACTTTGTTGCAGCCCGGCTGTTTCAGGACACGCTCCAACTGGCGCACTGTGCGCTCCACGGTAGCTCGTGTACAGAGGTCCACTTTGCTGATGACAATGAAGATGGGCACCTTCAGAGCCATGGCGAGGCCCAGATGCTCCCGTGTTGTTCCAGCTGACAGAGTTAGAAGGAAAGTGTGTTAAATATTAAActgaa
This window contains:
- the gtpbp2a gene encoding GTP-binding protein 2 isoform X1; protein product: MDALVSELFGSGSGHFSGSQGTASNHKPGNGNGVISKKASSKNKKAKARFSRNFKLSNNTPNLPPEAEEGNIEYKLKLINPTQNRFEHLATQMKWRLQEGRGEAVYQIGVEDNGMLVGLSEEDMRASLNTLHRLAEKVGADIAVLREQEVDYDSDVPRKIAEVLLRKVPDDQQFLDLRVAVLGNVDSGKSTLLGVLTQGELDNGRGRARLNLFRHLHEIQTGRTSSISFEILGFNSKGEIVNYSESRTAEEICESASKMITFIDLAGHHKYLKTTIFGLTSYCPDFAMLVVSANTGIAGTTREHLGLAMALKVPIFIVISKVDLCTRATVERTVRQLERVLKQPGCNKVPMVVSSTDDAVTAAQQFAQSPNITPIFTLSSVTGESLDLLKVFFNIIPPLSNSKEQEELMQQLTEFQVDEIYTVPEVGTVVGGTLYSGICREGDHLVVGPTESGQFQKLTIGSIQRNRSACRVLRAGQAATLALGNFDRSLLRKGMVMVSPEMDPTICWMFEAEIVLLFHAKTFHKGFQVTVHIGNVRQTATVEAVYGKEELRTGEKAVVLFKFIKHPEYLKVGAKVLFREGLTKGIGHVTMLHPIAQYQPS
- the gtpbp2a gene encoding GTP-binding protein 2 isoform X2 is translated as MKWRLQEGRGEAVYQIGVEDNGMLVGLSEEDMRASLNTLHRLAEKVGADIAVLREQEVDYDSDVPRKIAEVLLRKVPDDQQFLDLRVAVLGNVDSGKSTLLGVLTQGELDNGRGRARLNLFRHLHEIQTGRTSSISFEILGFNSKGEIVNYSESRTAEEICESASKMITFIDLAGHHKYLKTTIFGLTSYCPDFAMLVVSANTGIAGTTREHLGLAMALKVPIFIVISKVDLCTRATVERTVRQLERVLKQPGCNKVPMVVSSTDDAVTAAQQFAQSPNITPIFTLSSVTGESLDLLKVFFNIIPPLSNSKEQEELMQQLTEFQVDEIYTVPEVGTVVGGTLYSGICREGDHLVVGPTESGQFQKLTIGSIQRNRSACRVLRAGQAATLALGNFDRSLLRKGMVMVSPEMDPTICWMFEAEIVLLFHAKTFHKGFQVTVHIGNVRQTATVEAVYGKEELRTGEKAVVLFKFIKHPEYLKVGAKVLFREGLTKGIGHVTMLHPIAQYQPS